One Dysosmobacter welbionis DNA segment encodes these proteins:
- a CDS encoding DUF6881 domain-containing protein: protein MIEYIKLFWESAPEGEPPVILYEVDTENERLVLRSIDIFADGRTRNIPDLYEGAIEITPIPTVEELNAHIWGEEFRACAIEKAEFEAIWESQFFA, encoded by the coding sequence ATGATCGAGTACATCAAGCTCTTTTGGGAGAGCGCACCAGAGGGAGAACCACCGGTCATCCTCTATGAAGTGGATACCGAAAATGAGCGGCTGGTCCTCCGCTCCATCGACATCTTTGCAGATGGACGCACCCGTAATATCCCTGACCTTTATGAAGGCGCTATCGAGATCACGCCGATCCCAACCGTGGAGGAATTGAACGCCCATATCTGGGGCGAGGAGTTCCGCGCCTGCGCCATAGAGAAAGCGGAATTTGAGGCCATCTGGGAGAGCCAATTTTTTGCTTGA
- a CDS encoding immunity protein Imm33 domain-containing protein — protein MYIKKYWGNFIGGSDDSLNLVAFLEDQKKEEMPLSEIFAKIGLDKQNWNFRQTVGYLEFTHSNGVEMDFHFAIDVVTDLAAILLECSVSGGVDLHDLDEYNTPHRRIRITATPEEHDAMNKALADFAQNPLSYDLHEMMDDEEIREMARDIEALRKELYEAAGRNRDYYVKAEDMQNLLPDWEEANGCIATSRITVEGCKVGYCYREEPDGDWDSGWRFTAGDESDEYMDDPNNAGIYGLNSICNDDPDIIPLLHTPAPCAFERDENGVFQQIKDWKTDEDEEDPDMDILRQCQKWNEKSEYQKIIDALETIPAQERTPEMDSELARAYNNLGAPSNRALLKKAIALLSPHGEYFEGDHCWNFRMGYSYFYLDQEGRALRYFEKALEARPGDEDTIELIDWCKKSISLPQFSQCFRERTVDWWETFAEMEAQLRQMMDDDKDHTRGAEIVAQMEDTLNLVFDEISFEMGFNGEKHELILTPEGDEVKLFELVYFRKHAPKEVLEHWNILVGRQPSQNIGLRTDDGWDISGEDVQIWLEEQGENSFAISAYCEKLLPMLREEEGRVWWMLTTLTDQVLGEIPT, from the coding sequence ATGTATATCAAAAAATACTGGGGCAACTTTATCGGAGGTTCCGATGACAGCCTGAACCTTGTGGCCTTTTTAGAAGACCAGAAGAAAGAGGAGATGCCCCTCAGCGAGATCTTCGCTAAGATCGGGCTGGACAAGCAGAACTGGAACTTCCGCCAGACTGTGGGGTATCTGGAATTCACCCACTCCAATGGCGTGGAGATGGACTTCCACTTCGCCATTGATGTGGTCACCGATCTGGCCGCCATCCTGCTGGAGTGCAGCGTCAGCGGCGGCGTGGACCTCCACGACCTGGACGAGTATAACACCCCCCACCGCCGTATCCGCATCACCGCCACGCCAGAGGAGCATGACGCAATGAACAAGGCCCTGGCGGATTTTGCCCAAAATCCTCTGTCCTATGATCTCCACGAAATGATGGATGACGAGGAGATCCGGGAGATGGCTCGGGATATAGAGGCGCTGCGGAAGGAGCTGTATGAGGCCGCCGGTCGCAACCGGGACTACTATGTAAAGGCAGAGGACATGCAGAATCTGCTCCCAGACTGGGAGGAAGCCAATGGCTGCATCGCCACGAGCCGCATTACGGTGGAGGGCTGCAAGGTTGGCTACTGCTACCGGGAGGAGCCGGACGGCGACTGGGACAGCGGCTGGCGCTTTACCGCCGGTGATGAGAGCGACGAGTACATGGACGACCCCAACAACGCCGGGATCTACGGCCTCAACTCCATCTGCAACGACGATCCCGACATTATTCCCCTGCTACATACGCCCGCCCCCTGCGCCTTTGAGCGGGATGAGAATGGCGTGTTCCAGCAGATCAAAGACTGGAAAACGGATGAGGACGAGGAGGACCCAGATATGGACATTTTAAGGCAGTGCCAGAAGTGGAATGAAAAGAGCGAGTACCAGAAGATCATTGACGCGCTGGAGACCATTCCAGCCCAGGAGCGCACCCCGGAGATGGACAGCGAGCTGGCCCGGGCCTACAACAATCTGGGGGCACCTTCCAACCGTGCGCTGCTCAAAAAGGCCATCGCTCTCTTGAGCCCCCATGGGGAATACTTCGAGGGAGACCACTGCTGGAACTTCCGCATGGGTTACTCTTACTTTTATCTGGATCAGGAGGGCCGGGCTCTGCGATACTTTGAAAAGGCATTGGAGGCTCGCCCTGGTGACGAGGACACCATAGAGCTGATCGACTGGTGCAAGAAGAGCATTTCTCTGCCTCAGTTTTCACAGTGCTTCCGGGAGCGGACAGTGGACTGGTGGGAAACCTTTGCCGAAATGGAAGCCCAGCTGCGCCAGATGATGGACGACGACAAGGATCACACCCGCGGCGCGGAGATCGTGGCCCAAATGGAAGATACTTTGAACTTGGTCTTTGACGAGATTTCCTTCGAGATGGGCTTCAATGGCGAAAAGCATGAGCTGATCCTCACCCCGGAGGGCGACGAGGTCAAGCTGTTTGAGCTGGTCTACTTCCGGAAGCACGCCCCCAAGGAGGTGCTGGAGCACTGGAACATCCTGGTGGGCCGCCAGCCCAGCCAAAACATCGGCCTGCGGACCGACGACGGCTGGGATATCTCCGGGGAAGATGTGCAGATCTGGCTGGAGGAACAGGGCGAAAACAGCTTCGCCATCTCCGCCTACTGCGAAAAGCTGCTGCCCATGCTCCGGGAGGAGGAAGGCCGGGTCTGGTGGATGCTCACCACCCTCACCGACCAGGTGCTGGGCGAGATCCCCACATGA
- a CDS encoding C-GCAxxG-C-C family protein, with protein sequence MATMKLYELVNHYHIGTELTCAEAVFMACNEYYHLNLSEETRKMFSVMGLGMQTEQSCCGAFTVAVGIIGLMTAKEGQTDVSNMEGYQMIADLTDFTLGIYGTLHCVELQKLEIVGGENPCHAIVEALAKKLEELLAGRRIFRPVNAGQIGS encoded by the coding sequence ATGGCAACAATGAAACTCTATGAACTGGTCAACCACTACCACATCGGCACGGAACTGACCTGCGCCGAGGCCGTGTTCATGGCCTGCAATGAGTATTACCATCTGAATTTGTCCGAGGAGACCCGGAAGATGTTCTCTGTCATGGGCTTGGGCATGCAGACCGAGCAGTCCTGCTGCGGTGCTTTCACTGTGGCGGTGGGGATCATTGGGCTGATGACCGCCAAAGAGGGCCAGACCGATGTGAGCAACATGGAGGGCTACCAAATGATTGCTGACTTGACAGACTTCACGCTGGGCATCTATGGAACGCTCCACTGTGTCGAGCTGCAAAAGCTGGAGATCGTGGGGGGTGAGAATCCCTGCCACGCCATTGTGGAGGCGTTGGCCAAAAAGCTGGAGGAGCTGCTGGCGGGCCGCAGGATCTTCCGCCCGGTAAATGCGGGACAGATTGGTTCCTGA
- a CDS encoding DUF6547 family protein has translation MSKELELYQAFIDGLVERKDSMTALWVKGDGFPKTEDNKAKNELLATLTPEQKGVLADMLQDEHIAGIHDTLAYINEMMDLDGLELRQDGESIPNDYFESLHYDFISRCDGDEWPE, from the coding sequence ATGAGTAAGGAACTTGAACTGTATCAAGCATTTATTGACGGCCTTGTGGAGCGGAAAGACAGCATGACCGCCCTTTGGGTCAAGGGCGATGGTTTTCCCAAGACAGAGGACAACAAGGCGAAAAACGAGCTTCTCGCCACACTGACCCCGGAGCAGAAAGGTGTGCTGGCCGATATGCTCCAGGACGAGCATATCGCGGGTATCCACGATACCCTGGCATATATCAATGAGATGATGGATCTGGATGGGCTGGAGCTTCGTCAGGACGGGGAATCCATTCCCAACGATTACTTTGAGAGCCTGCACTATGACTTCATCAGCCGGTGTGACGGCGATGAGTGGCCGGAATAA
- a CDS encoding immunity 51 family protein — MKDLFQYGNRREEEWEILPWIPDPRPPFKIWVKPDQIAPFFLIPHHPYAISLLLKISDGFQVEEFCRLGRTGSSKDWERLVRGVIREFEKNNSGRDLFHFDSDEDVFCVYSQYIDDLMMLAKLIRAACADEKTMGMYLNMSEAEKT, encoded by the coding sequence GTGAAGGACCTTTTTCAATACGGAAATCGGCGGGAGGAGGAATGGGAGATCCTGCCCTGGATCCCCGACCCGCGCCCGCCCTTCAAGATCTGGGTCAAACCGGATCAGATCGCGCCCTTTTTTCTCATTCCCCACCACCCTTATGCGATCTCCCTCCTGCTGAAGATCAGCGACGGGTTCCAGGTGGAGGAATTCTGCCGGCTGGGACGGACTGGCAGCAGCAAAGACTGGGAGCGGCTGGTCCGGGGCGTGATCCGGGAGTTCGAGAAAAACAACAGCGGCAGGGATCTGTTTCACTTCGACTCCGACGAGGATGTGTTCTGCGTGTACTCCCAATACATCGACGATTTGATGATGCTGGCCAAACTGATCCGGGCGGCCTGTGCCGATGAAAAAACGATGGGGATGTATCTGAACATGAGCGAGGCAGAGAAAACATGA
- a CDS encoding suppressor of fused domain protein encodes MRYIDSFDVLEEPKAEPSILMSQLPDALKERGLELSTDPEAYLESYLGYKMEPNKDPDADWRLDVMAGSTNCVPLINGYLNADNDFMDELHADGAAAGFFCYPLDTLREEEGTEKIFDFRDKLEEVFTTGDGPEVVTLTGGATGLYCGYVDFIAWDIRAALQMAKEFFKDSDIPWASFHTFRREAGTVSLKNPPDEEPDGEAQAAELDETPTGMDYIPYTPQNAEAFFAQLQQWNDEDEYTRCIQALNAIPEDWRNYRTAYALARALENYAILGDHNEGTPNYKGDKALLRAIEVLESVREEGRDKAEWNMRMAYGYQYLHGQEEEAIPYARRWAELDPEDEDAPVVIRECKAEIRKRRSSRNKKDKFVPGDTPFEGFDLTNFWDDSMYALKEYVSDPPSDELIASVEEELGYKLPASYIWLMKQHNGGIPVNTCYPCDEPTCWAEDHVAITGMFGIGREKSCSLCGKLGSQFMIDEWAYPAIGVAICDCPSAGHDMIFLDYRACGPQGEPAVVHVDQENDYKITHLADSFEEFVRGLEHEALYDPDENEGDFEEDDADGEETDRTGVFTGFVLLSKGEWDKDQFIRDMKEKWDISVEEYDASEEKDDDALVFEVGDMLAAVSLATYPIPDGEAEINAENNYMWEDAVQVAREHRAHIMVAVLGKEKKVLEKGKLFAKLAAACCRQQYATGIYTSGVVFEPRFYEGFADMMKEDELPIFNWIWFGLYRSEGGLNGYTYGMDVFGKEEMEVLNADAEPEKLRDFLASLASYVLACDVTLKDGETIGFSADDKHAIIRSPGVSLPKEQMTLKISWESGGDGPEGGGEDPNGGGDDCPDEECFQDEKSSEPEVYTEEEMEAVEGHIQQYFGPFENVFHELVSPDIHVDICVVPPSRERDYYTLVTMGMGAHRMNVPEELAEYKLERAELAIALPADWKLDQESMKDERWYWPIRLLKSLARLPINCDSWLGHGHTVENREPFAENTKLCTATLIDPQGTEDGSEVCTLPGGEEVNFYQVIPLYADELDYKLEHDADALLNRMRGISFVVNPTRQDAVTRGTLSNDDFDGEMDDASYHLESIEEKELPIDPINAYNHMAIYLRWCIEHDLMGEDFLKEYSEVAKQVKVDPASVDLREFIRDELDGCLFSVLFNQQGRAFAGYYYGEGDSPYYPADVDDNALRFFGPERYHSEEFRDEAYLFIPFDEDYYQAMAKVIGERFENWQGQDFDEDTLEPSEVADALMEYLDCECTYFPSMADDDPIMSAYSYAKRESVKEGFVPVLIKADDETLLECLVMNADPEHDADCYEFDLKAVTEYRKKMLSAPIKDSKAVLEELIGQRKAEAEDDDMDWEEEILGEMAGGYDNDRFSCYWDSDSHMTHPLVLARIPVKKPWEIFAYLPFGNWNECPNTPELMAVAKYWFEQYGAIPAAMSHDEMEFELPVPVPKERAVELAVEQYGFCPDIVDQEQDDPTVGNLADVLRQSTVWYFWWD; translated from the coding sequence ATGAGATACATAGACAGCTTCGATGTGCTGGAGGAGCCCAAGGCAGAGCCGTCCATTCTTATGTCCCAGCTTCCTGACGCGTTGAAGGAGCGGGGCTTGGAACTTTCCACCGATCCGGAAGCCTATCTGGAGAGCTACCTTGGCTACAAAATGGAACCCAACAAGGACCCGGACGCCGACTGGCGGCTGGATGTGATGGCTGGCTCCACCAACTGTGTGCCGCTCATCAACGGCTATCTGAATGCCGACAATGACTTTATGGACGAGCTCCATGCCGACGGCGCAGCGGCGGGCTTCTTCTGCTATCCCCTGGATACCCTGCGGGAGGAGGAAGGAACGGAGAAGATTTTTGACTTCCGGGACAAACTGGAAGAAGTGTTCACCACCGGGGACGGCCCGGAGGTGGTCACCCTCACCGGCGGAGCCACCGGACTCTACTGCGGCTATGTGGACTTCATCGCCTGGGACATCCGGGCGGCACTCCAGATGGCAAAGGAATTCTTCAAGGACAGCGACATCCCCTGGGCCAGCTTCCATACCTTCCGCCGTGAAGCGGGCACTGTGAGTCTGAAAAATCCGCCCGATGAGGAGCCGGACGGTGAGGCGCAGGCCGCCGAGTTGGACGAGACGCCGACGGGCATGGACTATATCCCTTATACCCCGCAGAATGCAGAGGCATTCTTTGCACAGCTCCAGCAGTGGAACGACGAGGACGAGTACACCCGCTGTATTCAGGCATTGAATGCCATCCCGGAGGACTGGCGGAACTACCGCACCGCCTACGCCCTGGCCCGGGCGCTGGAGAACTACGCAATTCTGGGCGACCACAATGAGGGAACCCCCAACTACAAGGGGGACAAGGCTCTGCTTCGAGCCATCGAGGTGCTGGAGTCCGTCCGGGAGGAAGGCCGGGACAAGGCGGAGTGGAATATGCGGATGGCCTACGGATATCAGTATCTCCACGGTCAGGAGGAAGAGGCCATCCCCTATGCCCGGCGGTGGGCGGAGCTGGACCCGGAGGACGAGGACGCTCCGGTGGTGATCCGGGAGTGCAAGGCGGAGATCCGGAAACGCCGGAGCAGCCGGAACAAGAAGGACAAATTCGTGCCGGGTGATACCCCCTTTGAGGGCTTCGACCTCACCAATTTCTGGGACGACAGTATGTATGCGCTGAAAGAGTACGTCAGTGATCCGCCTTCCGATGAGCTGATCGCCAGCGTGGAGGAGGAACTGGGCTACAAACTTCCCGCCTCCTACATCTGGCTGATGAAGCAGCACAACGGCGGCATTCCGGTGAACACCTGCTATCCCTGCGATGAGCCCACCTGCTGGGCAGAGGACCATGTGGCCATCACCGGTATGTTCGGCATCGGACGGGAAAAAAGCTGCTCCCTCTGCGGAAAGCTGGGCAGCCAGTTCATGATCGACGAGTGGGCGTATCCTGCCATCGGCGTGGCCATCTGTGACTGTCCCAGCGCCGGACATGATATGATCTTTCTGGACTACCGGGCTTGCGGCCCCCAGGGAGAGCCTGCGGTAGTCCATGTGGATCAGGAAAACGACTACAAGATCACCCATCTGGCAGACAGCTTTGAGGAATTTGTCCGTGGACTGGAGCATGAAGCCCTCTACGATCCGGATGAAAATGAGGGCGATTTCGAGGAGGATGATGCTGACGGGGAGGAAACCGACCGCACAGGTGTCTTCACCGGCTTTGTTCTCCTGTCCAAGGGAGAATGGGACAAGGACCAGTTCATCCGGGACATGAAGGAAAAATGGGACATCTCTGTGGAGGAGTACGACGCCAGTGAGGAGAAGGATGACGATGCGCTGGTGTTCGAGGTGGGTGATATGCTCGCTGCTGTCAGTCTGGCGACCTATCCCATCCCCGACGGCGAAGCGGAAATAAACGCAGAGAACAACTACATGTGGGAGGATGCCGTCCAAGTCGCACGGGAGCACCGCGCCCATATCATGGTGGCGGTGCTGGGCAAGGAGAAAAAGGTTCTGGAGAAGGGCAAGCTCTTCGCCAAGCTGGCGGCTGCCTGCTGCCGCCAACAATACGCCACCGGTATCTACACCAGCGGCGTGGTGTTTGAGCCCCGCTTCTACGAGGGCTTTGCTGATATGATGAAAGAGGACGAACTGCCCATCTTCAACTGGATCTGGTTCGGCCTGTACCGGAGCGAGGGCGGCTTGAACGGCTATACCTACGGCATGGATGTGTTCGGCAAGGAGGAGATGGAGGTGCTGAACGCTGACGCCGAGCCGGAGAAGCTGCGGGACTTTTTGGCAAGCCTTGCCTCCTATGTGCTGGCGTGTGATGTTACGCTGAAGGATGGGGAGACTATCGGCTTTTCTGCGGACGATAAGCATGCCATCATCCGTAGTCCCGGTGTCTCTCTGCCGAAGGAGCAGATGACACTGAAAATCTCCTGGGAATCCGGCGGGGATGGACCGGAGGGAGGCGGTGAAGACCCGAATGGCGGCGGGGATGACTGCCCGGACGAGGAATGCTTTCAAGACGAGAAATCCAGTGAACCGGAGGTCTACACCGAGGAGGAGATGGAAGCCGTCGAGGGGCACATCCAGCAGTATTTCGGCCCGTTCGAGAATGTGTTCCATGAGCTGGTCTCCCCGGACATCCATGTGGACATCTGCGTGGTACCGCCCTCCCGGGAGCGGGACTACTACACGCTGGTCACTATGGGCATGGGCGCCCACCGGATGAATGTTCCGGAGGAACTGGCGGAATACAAGCTGGAGCGGGCGGAGTTGGCCATTGCACTGCCTGCGGATTGGAAGCTGGATCAGGAGTCCATGAAAGATGAGCGGTGGTACTGGCCCATCCGCCTGCTGAAGTCCCTGGCCCGTCTGCCCATCAACTGTGACAGCTGGTTGGGGCATGGTCATACAGTGGAGAACCGGGAACCCTTTGCGGAAAACACGAAACTGTGCACTGCTACCCTGATCGATCCCCAGGGTACGGAGGACGGCAGTGAGGTCTGCACTCTGCCGGGCGGCGAGGAGGTCAACTTCTATCAGGTCATTCCTCTTTATGCGGATGAATTGGACTATAAACTGGAACATGACGCTGACGCTCTGCTGAACAGGATGAGGGGGATCAGTTTTGTCGTAAATCCCACCCGTCAGGATGCTGTCACTCGTGGCACCCTTTCCAATGATGATTTTGACGGTGAGATGGATGACGCTTCCTATCACCTTGAGAGCATTGAGGAAAAGGAACTGCCTATTGACCCCATCAATGCCTATAACCACATGGCCATCTACCTGCGCTGGTGCATAGAACACGACCTGATGGGCGAGGACTTCTTAAAAGAATACAGCGAAGTGGCCAAACAGGTCAAAGTTGATCCTGCCAGTGTGGATCTGCGGGAGTTTATCCGGGATGAGCTGGACGGCTGTCTGTTCTCTGTGCTGTTCAATCAGCAAGGCCGTGCCTTTGCAGGCTATTACTACGGAGAGGGCGACAGCCCCTACTATCCTGCCGATGTTGACGATAACGCACTCCGTTTCTTCGGCCCGGAGCGGTATCACTCCGAGGAGTTCCGGGACGAAGCCTACCTGTTCATTCCCTTTGACGAGGATTATTATCAGGCTATGGCAAAGGTGATCGGGGAACGCTTTGAAAACTGGCAGGGACAGGACTTTGACGAAGACACGCTGGAGCCCTCCGAGGTGGCGGATGCTTTGATGGAGTATCTGGACTGCGAGTGCACCTATTTCCCATCCATGGCAGATGATGACCCCATCATGTCGGCGTACAGCTATGCCAAACGGGAAAGTGTCAAAGAGGGATTTGTACCGGTGCTCATCAAGGCGGATGACGAAACACTGCTGGAGTGTCTGGTGATGAACGCTGACCCGGAGCATGACGCGGACTGCTACGAATTTGACCTCAAAGCGGTAACGGAGTACCGGAAGAAGATGCTCTCCGCCCCCATCAAGGACAGCAAGGCGGTTCTGGAGGAACTGATCGGCCAGCGCAAAGCAGAGGCCGAAGATGACGATATGGACTGGGAGGAGGAGATTCTGGGCGAGATGGCTGGCGGCTATGACAATGACCGTTTCTCCTGCTACTGGGATTCGGACAGCCACATGACCCACCCCCTCGTTTTGGCCAGGATCCCGGTGAAAAAACCCTGGGAGATCTTCGCCTACCTGCCCTTCGGCAACTGGAATGAGTGCCCCAACACGCCGGAACTGATGGCAGTGGCAAAATACTGGTTTGAGCAGTACGGCGCCATCCCTGCCGCCATGAGCCACGATGAGATGGAGTTTGAACTTCCGGTTCCTGTCCCCAAGGAAAGAGCTGTGGAGTTGGCTGTGGAGCAATATGGCTTCTGCCCGGACATCGTGGATCAGGAGCAGGATGATCCCACCGTGGGCAATCTGGCGGATGTCCTGCGGCAGTCCACTGTCTGGTACTTCTGGTGGGATTGA
- a CDS encoding NADAR family protein, producing the protein MDGLPGDRAILHWLAHGLWEDYIYRFGDWLDTLSPEERTEYRALFPEPVTWKGWWEDEDSGEVLVHGDFLVEAWQPEGRPKYTRQWLQQEFTAGRKRELCLFWGHQPSQDGQLTKSYLSQWWMEDFYTTAAPYLCMEQYMMAAKAELFGDKEIRDQILKCSDQKQIKALGRKVRGFEQKVWDKFKYAIVLLGNWHKFSQNRELREFLLSTGDSVLVEASPYDAIWGIRLAASSPEAQDPMKWRGQNLLGFALMEVRDELRRVTQNEMLCDWSMVWQQ; encoded by the coding sequence TTGGATGGCCTTCCCGGAGATCGAGCGATACTCCATTGGCTGGCGCATGGGCTATGGGAGGATTACATATACCGATTTGGCGATTGGCTGGACACCCTCTCCCCGGAGGAGCGGACGGAATACCGCGCCCTCTTTCCCGAGCCGGTAACCTGGAAGGGCTGGTGGGAGGACGAGGACAGCGGCGAAGTGCTGGTACACGGTGACTTCCTGGTGGAGGCGTGGCAGCCGGAAGGCCGGCCAAAGTACACCCGCCAGTGGCTCCAGCAGGAGTTTACCGCCGGGCGAAAGCGGGAACTGTGCCTGTTCTGGGGCCATCAGCCTTCCCAGGACGGCCAGCTGACAAAAAGCTACCTCAGCCAGTGGTGGATGGAGGACTTCTATACGACGGCTGCCCCCTACCTCTGCATGGAGCAATACATGATGGCTGCCAAGGCCGAGCTGTTCGGCGACAAAGAGATCCGGGACCAGATTTTGAAATGCAGCGACCAAAAGCAGATCAAGGCCCTGGGCCGCAAGGTGCGGGGCTTTGAGCAGAAGGTATGGGACAAGTTCAAGTACGCCATTGTGCTACTTGGCAACTGGCACAAATTCAGCCAGAACCGCGAACTGCGGGAGTTTCTCCTTTCCACCGGGGACAGCGTGCTGGTGGAGGCCAGCCCCTACGATGCCATCTGGGGCATCCGCCTCGCGGCCAGTTCGCCGGAGGCCCAGGACCCGATGAAGTGGCGCGGACAAAACCTGCTGGGCTTTGCGCTGATGGAGGTGCGGGACGAGCTGCGCAGAGTGACACAGAATGAAATGCTTTGCGATTGGAGTATGGTATGGCAACAATGA